Proteins from a single region of Zonotrichia leucophrys gambelii isolate GWCS_2022_RI chromosome 17, RI_Zleu_2.0, whole genome shotgun sequence:
- the FUT7 gene encoding alpha-(1,3)-fucosyltransferase 7, translating to MPWALPLRWSPWGRPGVKALVTAGVFVTTLWSLRFFLDPSKGSGEESKQREPLMILVWEWPSKQVPNVSRDVCRELYSITGCLLTTERQLLHQADVVVFPHSRLQPGRDKLPKERLPGQNWVWVSLESPSNSRALAAWNKTFNWVMTYRQDSDIFIPYGKLVPNRSATVNIPAKTNLVSWVISNYHRTQKRAEVYKNLSRYLHVNIYGKANNKPLCKDCLLPTISKSKFYLAFENSIHRDYITEKLWRNSLLAGTVPVVLGPPRANYEQFVPADSFIHVNDFGSLEELATFLKTMNSSRYQQFFAWQRRFSVKLYTDWRERICAICTAYPRLRHGHLYPDLQSWFNS from the coding sequence ATGCCCTGGGCATTGCCACTGCGATGGTCACCATGGGGACGGCCTGGTGTGAAAGCCTTGGTCACTGCTGGGGTGTTTGTAACCACCCTCTGGAGCTTGAGGTTCTTCCTCGACCCCTCCAAGGGCTCTGGAGAAGAGTCTAAACAGAGGGAGCCATTGATGATCCTAGTGTGGGAATGGCCCTCCAAGCAGGTCCCCAATGTCAGCAGAGACGTGTGCCGTGAGCTGTACAGCATCACAGGCTGCCTGCTCACCACAGAGCGGCAGCTCCTGCACCAGGCCGATGTGGTGGTGTTCCCCCATTccaggctccagcctggccgGGACAAACTACCCAAGGagaggctgccagggcagaaCTGGGTATGGGTGTCCCTGGAGTCCCCCTCCAACAGTAGAGCTCTAGCAGCATGGAACAAGACCTTCAACTGGGTGATGACCTACAGACAGGATTCAGACATCTTCATCCCCTATGGCAAGCTTGTGCCCAACCGGTCAGCCACTGTGAACATCCCTGCAAAGACCAACTTGGTGTCCTGGGTTATCAGCAACTACCACAGGACTCAGAAAAGAGCCGAAGTCTACAAAAACCTCTCCAGGTACCTCCATGTGAATATATATGGGAAAGCAAACAACAAGCCCCTCTGCAAGGACTGCCTCTTGCCAACAATATCCAAGTCCAAGTTCTACCTGGCTTTTGAGAACTCCATCCACCGGGACTACATCACAGAGAAACTCTGGAGGAACTCACTGCTGGCCGGCACCGTGCCTGTGGTGCTGGGGCCACCCAGGGCCAACTATGAGCAGTTTGTTCCTGCAGACTCCTTCATCCATGTCAACGACTTTGGctccctggaggagctggccaCTTTCCTGAAGACCATGAACTCCAGCCGCTACCAGCAGTTCTTTGCCTGGCAGAGGAGGTTCAGTGTGAAACTCTACACTGACTGGAGGGAGCGGATCTGTGCCATCTGCACGGCCTACCCCCGCCTGCGCCATGGCCACCTCTATCCTGACCTGCAGAGCTGGTTCAACTCCTAG